ACACGATCCAAAGAGAGTTCTCCTGGGAAACCCTGGCTCTTTCTGTATTTGGCAATGTTATGTATGTGATTATTCTGACTTATTTCAATACAAAGAAGACAGAGACAGTGTATTCTCATCAGGGAGCTACATGGgtttacttagttctgctttaaatttCAGCATTTTccacacatttattttagtttgatatCTGCCCCACACACGGCGGGCCTGCCTcatattttttctcataatTGGTTGCTTGTTCAGAAAATAATTTGACCTGAAATTGATCAAAAATGGTTTATAGTCTGCACTGTGGCACATTGTCAAACATCAATACAGTTAATAAAAGATTTcaacttgtgttttgtgtgtcaaTATTTGTATGTATGAGTAATGCACTTAAGACAATGCAAATTTATTAGTCTAGCACAATtggtaataaagtaataaaagtaataaaagtgctttacagaataagaaagacattaaaatcacaagagaaacataaataatcaaacatcaaaatataaataatcatcataaaataaacattaaaatagaagagtgcagaataaaaacctttcagtcatatgcacagctaaacagaaccattttgagcctggatttaaacattgtcaaagtaaaggcctgttTCACTTAGACACTTTTTAGCccatttaagacatttaaggCATTTCCATTCAAATGTTTTCCTTCTGGCTCTATATAATTAGCCTATAAATGCCATTAATGTaaccatctccatgaagaatattctgaagttttaactttctatgtcTATGGAATCATGGAAGTAatgttccacctccagaaagttacacagtgttttttgtttggttaaCTGTCAAAATAAATTGATCTTCTGTGACCATACATACTGCATAATACATACAACATACTGCATAAGCCTATGTCATGTTACTGTCACCTATTCCTTGTCAACTCTTTTTTCTGTCATTATCTCCTcatatgttttttacatttatttatttattttaattccaACTTTGATTTAATTTAACAGGTCGTGTTAACCACACGACCTGTACATATTTTGCCCATGTGTttagtgacttagcacagagaacAAAGGGAGGGGAAACTGTAAAAAGTAATCTGAAACTTATAAAGCATAGTAATATGTTGACGGGGTGTAATAACCTCTCTTTAATAAAGCCTAGTCTTTGCATATAAGAGTGACGTCTTATGACTGGACAGTTGTCAGTTCAATCCCAGCTACAACCATTGCTTGCTGTTATTGTGtaattgggcaagacactccactCACATTGtttatgtgtgaatgtgatgtttaCAAAAGCAAAACCATCAAAGTTGCTAAATTCTACTTTAAAGACTCAGCCAGCAACAACAAACTCATGATCTTGTTTGTGCTAATTTGATGAtgcaaaataaatcatatatGCAATCATGGCCTCTATATTCACaaaagacaagtttaatactACCCTCGCTTCAGTTTTGGCTAATCCCCGCTTTGTGCTAAGTCTGGGTCACTGTGTCCAGAGATTGTcaatcatctctctctcccttaatGGAACTGCTTTTTCTGGAATGttacagtaaggcattaaacttataaaacttCATAGAGAGAAGATACAGGTCTGATCAAGAAACAACTGTAATGGCAGACAGGTTATCTTAACATTAAACCACAGAACATTTCCGGCAAAgcaatgatatctccatggagacaaaattATTATAGAAAAAGTATATAAGTCTCAGTGGCCATTTAATGAGTTCCTCAGTGGGACTATaaccatttttatgtaataaagtaCATTTCATTTTGCTTCAGTACAACCATAAAAACAGCTCTCAGGGTccaaatgagaccactgtgtgctgtctgaatctaattataaagtgttcttattgtctgtgaaccaggaagtaacgcttgtgagctgttagcatgctagctgttcaTGGCGATGACAAAACTttactctggtctctgaaatttATGAAATGCACTtaaatgctcagaatgcataaatgaggaatagctttggaccGCTGCACTCCACTGCTTAAAATGACCAGTTctgttttggatatttctaGACAATACCTTTAAATCTGGAGAAAATGAAATATGTCCACAAATTGTTCTTGACCAAACATACCAATTTCTGTAGctttttgtgttaatgtctttaatctctctctctctctggtggaATTGTTTTGTCAGGGTCGGTCATAATTGGATTTCTCTATTACTACCCATTTACTATGAGAATCTAAACAGAGAGAATGAGGTTTAGATTTAGCTGTAGAGCAGAGATGAGCTGTATGCACTCCGCACGTATGCCAGAGAGGTGAAACAGGACACTGCCAAAGCCccatcaaaacaacaaaacatatggGAACGCTCCAGCTGCAAAGAGCCTGGTAAAGTTTGAAAAATCATCAAGGTATAAAAAGTAACGTTTTCCATTGTGAAATACGCTGTTTGACAAAAAATCACTTTGACATGAATCACAGACAATCTGcaaatgttatattgttgtcccatcatcaaaaacatacctggagttgcttTATTCactcttgttttattgtacaaTGTTATCGTCTCTGAGCACTCAGAAATGCTCTGTTTGAATTTCCCCTGGATTGCTGTGCCACAGGCAAAACACCAGAATCACTAGGTTATTTTAATCAATGACTTTGATGGAATGAATCTGATCTGGACTTTATGGTTGACAATACTTTAATTTCCATAAGTCTCGTTTCCATAGGGCCGGTACGGGGCGGTATGGTGCCGACCCTGAGTGTTTCTACTGTATAAAGTGATCCATACTGCCCCATTTTAGAGGTCCAAAGCAGACCGCTAGAGGTACAACCTTTCAAAGAGATCCACAATGCTTGGGACCTGCGACCGGCTTGCAGGAGGCGGCGCTACTCGCCCTCGTGCAGTAATCGGAGGACCAGCAGTAACTCCAGCCAAGTTGTGTTTCCATACTCCGGATATGGCTCCGGGTCCACGTAGTAGAGCTATACGTAAACAACTGATGTCACCTCACTAATATTAACTTAatgaataaaatctaaattgttcCTGAATTATACTGTCATAAGACTGATCTAAgtgaatcacaaaaaaaaaacaacaaacatttattattccaagtttgtggctCTGTAAgacgaggctaaagctaaagctactATAAACACTAAACTAATTCTGGTTTGTCATcagtattttgcatttgtttaatttatctGCTCCTCTAGGATCCTCTTTATTTAATGCATTGCGGTTTGCTAGTTCTAGTTGCATTATACactgcaaatatatatatataatgttttttatctTGGCATTAGTGGCGTGCATCcgtaaacaggaaacagctggctAGGTCTGTTTTGAAGCATATCAGTTCAACATATTAGTTGTCATCACTGAAAATACGGCAgtatatcacaagatcaagtcaagTCTCTGGTgagaaactattattttatgtttacatcTGTTTTTTCGCCATCTTGATGATGACCAATGTCACATGCTCCACTAATGGCATACTGCGGGTCCTCCAGTGACTGCATGGAGCTGTATCCAGTCCCACTGACCCGAGGTCATTGTTGTGCCGCTGTTGATCTGTGTTGACATCATGGATCTATTCAGATAACTCCTGTaacatctgtgtttttattgctgtccAAAAGCGACCTGGACAGTTTGTAATCAACTGTTCTGTGCCAAGGTAGCCCCAAGCGAACTGTGCCAGTGGAAATGAGGCTTTAGTGACATGCactcctgggatccagaatacacacttcttcaatactttattaCTTCGAGTTCAGATGGACATTAGAGGTGAATTGACTAATCAGGGTCAtttgtccatatcaaaacaaatatggctgctttgtataaaaaatacacagagacattatggatttgccaggcaatttTTGCAGCTTTAATTGGTTATTAACAATGTATTTGGGATTAGTACACCAACAGCCTCCCAGACAACCACAACCAATAATTCTCACACTATATTCATGTACCAAACCTAGCCAACTTTGTGAAGTATGGACCTTCTTTGTTTCACTGTCCAGAACGTGCCTTTTTTCTCTCTAGTCCGCAAAGTGTTCCACATGTTCACACATTTGTCAGCCCCGTCACTTCTCTCTAACGAAAGCAGTCATATCCTGGGCCAGTATGCGCACTAACTTCTCATCCCTCTTCATTCTGACCTCCCACAGCGTCTGCACCTCCTTTGCACCACCTGTCCAAAAACATCCAACACACAAAAGGAGATACAGACATTTGTAGAGCAAAGCACTGATTTAGAAGAGGAATCCATCTTTGGTTTAAGCGGAACCAGCCGATGGAGGTCAGGTCCAGAGGTGATGGATAGGTGGAGGGAAAGGTATAGATCACGTTTGAGGACTCCCAAGGTGAACACGGTGTGTGTAGTGGGGGCTATGTTGTTTTGATGATTTTTGAAATAAATGCTTAAATGTGCAAAACGGTTTTCTAAATCTAGACTGGAGCAAGAAACTATAAAGCTATTCTCATTCACAAGTGCTCACACAATAATAGAATGAGCAGTGAGTGTGTTGCACAAGGAGACAACAGAAACATCTATGTTATTCCAGGTTAAAATGCAGAGGTCTCTACTGGTTTAGACATATCACAAAAAGGTATTTTCACAGTTGCTGAAAATAGATCGTGACATCACATCTCATCTCATCAAAtcattttgagtgccttgaatgtggaaaagcttTATGTAAAAATTTGATTATTTACCCTGCTGATTTGGATAccacaaaataaatacttctTTTTAGATCATAGAATGTAACTATGCCGACACCAGAGTCTTTAGACTCCTTGGGCAGGACAACGCAgtccgtgttgtgtctgaagtctgcagtgtaaagggtgaagaggaggatgaaaaggagggtgaagaggagggtgaagaggaggatgaaaaggagggtgaagaggagggtGAAGAGGATTGTCGGTCTCCTGGTGGGTTCCCATGCTGCAAGTCAGAAGGTCAAAAgatcaagaccattctaaaactattctaTAAGGTCTcatttttatctcattttagTGCTGGATCTAATATTATcatttgacaaaaaatactAGGGTTGGGACAAAATCTCATGCCATAAGATCTTGTGCCAAATCAAATAGCCACAAGGTTGTTCACACATGAAGAACatgatcttgtgagattttttccTCATGTGCATTTGGATTAGGCAAAAAGTGGTTAAACACTACTGAGTTAATGTTTTGAGAAACCGTAGTTCCAAAATGTAGTGGTACAATGACTGCAAATGTATtcagtaaaatatatttcaaaatgtcaaGGCCGAAATTGTCAACTGAATAACACAATGTGTTCaatataaattatgtaaatataaatcTCGTTTTGCCTCGGTCTCATGGACCtaattgtgttttgtcttgtcttgtcaaTACATACAGCTTCAATGCAACAATAATTGTCccaccagagcaggagctgaccATGTGTAAATGCCTTCTACTCAACAACTGTCCTTACAATGCCCAAAATGACAGTTACACTGCACTTTGTATTAGTTTACATGTACACGTTTTCATACATGTTCAATTGTACTTTGTGATTATTAAAGAAAACCtgaacaaaattgtaaaaacacatttatttcacaatatTTCATATATGAATGAATAGTCAAAGAAAACAAGAAGTTACACATTGTGGTAAATTATGTTGCTACAAGCTGGTTCTACAAGTGCTACAGGAGACCTCCACCCAAGTGTCCCAGCGGCACAGTCCTCATAAAGTGCTTCATgcttctcacacacacataagcaAACATGGTCCAATAATGGTCAAATAATACACAGGCACAGGATTACATTGGTTTCTGATATTAAagctgaactatgtaacttttttttttttcctgtggaGCACCCCCTACTGTAGCAGTACTTCAAATAATCAAAAGTCCTGCTGTTTCTTGTACTGTGTTTGTTGTCTTCTAACTTCTTCACAAGACCTCAGACTTGGGGGGATCCGGGTTTGTGATGCTTATACTTGCAGGGTAACGAAAACTCAACTAACAGTTTAAAGAAAAAGTTACCTTGACAGATTTGCAGCTGTGGAGAAACTTAGGACTAGGAAAAGTAAGCCGGCCTAAACAtacataaaccaggaccattAAGACGACTTAAACTTGGGTCAGTTAAAAGTCACATTATTGTGTTTATAGTTCAAAACATCAGTGCATTTGACCACCATTACCATTTCTAccttttctgtttaatttgatGATCTCACAGGATTTTAATACAATGGCATATCTGCTGCTACcatcatttatttccttttaacaaaaataacacaagacaaaactgatccaaatgtacaacggagtataagggttacaatattaaaattgtaattttacaagaataaagtgtTAGTTAAATTAAAGCTGTTATTTTATCCAGATTTAGCGTCTGACATGTTAAAACCCAGTAGAGCAATTGACCATCACAACCAGAGTGCAAAAGATTTGCCCTTATTTcagttaaaagtttaaaatgacatatgatggacatttaactttttattgctgcctttttaaacattaacaacTGTTAAATCATTTTCCCGGGAACGACCCCCATGCGGCTCTGCGGTGGCTGAGCGCTCCTGGGTGATTTTCACCAAATCTGTCTCTTGACTGAGTTTTCCACCCTTGTTTACACTTGTTTCCAGTGTACATGGAACATCCACAGATACAGGGTGTACGCAGTGCTTCAGACCCTCACTGTGGAACAGCGAGGACAGTATGCTGTGGTTGATTCCGCTTAAAGAATTTGGGATCACAGACTAAAACCAGTTTCAGCTCTGTGTCTTGGACTAAACATTTggagacagaaacaggacagcGAGGTGGAAATAAGGATTGGGCTACATTATAATTGGTGCATAAAACCTAAACTGCCCTGTGCGCACAGCTCCACAAGCTCATAATGAGGGGCTGACAGTCCTCCACCTCTTTGTGGCTCAGAGTACAGCTTGTGTTCTGCCCAATGAGCCCCACGGTGCGACAAACTCTGCAGGTGGCAATCTGTCTAATAGCTTTGGCATCGAGCCCTAAATTATTAGTCGACATTATTTTtggtattatttttaattacgtCTTTATTTGGCTGCGACTTTATTGTcctaaaattacaactttattctcgcaGCGCccacataatatatatatttttaagtgacccttatactccatgttaagtagctgttatttatctctcgagttactacagaacagctttgtgtaaatagaaattcaaacattatgagactttctgggccaacaaCGACCAGCAGTTACATCAGTTTATATGCCCatccaggatatcgactgaaccgatatttgaaAGCCAATATCcaatccagcaaatttttcaggATCTGCGCTAATAACCGATCAGTATTGAATCAGTACATCCCCACTTCTGATAACTCATTTGTGACTACAAATTAGATCCTCTGTAGAGCGAAGTTTTGGCCTGTGGGATCCTCTTTGGACATGCCTGAACTATTGGCTCTTTAAAAAGTAACCACATGTGAATGCAACTTCAACCTTGTGTAAAGTCAAACAGGTGTAGGGTCTGTAAATGTCCAAAAGTGTGGTTTGGTCCTCTCAGCAGCGCGGATTCCCCATACGACAGTAGCAAACGGTTCTGAACAGGCGACACTGGCAGAAGGCACAGAAGTCACAGCACACAGAGTTGGACGATTTACAGCTGTTGCCCAAAGGAATACAGTTAGCGGGCGGAGGCACCTTACGGGCTCTGGTATTCTGAAGGAGAGAATAAGAGATTATATGGTCTCACTCTGATGCACACAGATGGGTAGAACTTGGCTAGATTTGCTTGTAACTTCTTGTCATTGTACTTAGATTATGGATTGTACTAAGATATTAAATGCTATTAGTTGGTTGTTCTTacctttttctgtttctttgttcttttacttttctttacttttggTAGTTCTGTAAGGAAAGATCAGAAACAAGTTTTTTAAGCATGGTTAAAGcgctgaaaagttgattttgcagaataggtccgcTTTAAGATGTGAAACTACGCCTATTATTTGACTCACATGGACAACAGAGACACCACACACTTGCCAATTTCAGGAAAGATTTGCTAAAAGTGGAGGATTGCACCGTCACATGATTGAACGGGGAGCCATAATGAACATATGGCAGAGTGTGTGAGCTGCTCTTTGAATGCACTCTGTTACTCTCGTGTGTTACAGTCGCAGTGATTGTAAAtgaatatttttgcacaaattCATGCTGGTGTTCTCCTCGCTGTTTCTACATATCAAGAGACCAACAGGTgctcaacacaaacacaaactgctgTAAAGTTGATGACAAGAGACAGGTGTAAATATCCAACATGTTGGAACcacagattgtataaagaagtggactaagtgagagtAACATCACCCATAGCATAGTTATAGGGGCGAttctggagccaagttgcatattaggaattctggcTACAAGTagcgtagcaaccaaagagccaatatagagcaaggctgttgacgATAACACCACTTCCTGCCCGCATCgcactagtttagcagggatGGTGcagtttaatccatgttttcatgctgttacctcctcaaaaacagacctggagttgtgttttgtttcattcacacatatttgagtaacactttattattaggttGTCTATGtcccaaaagctcaaaatgctccgttccaccttgtgatgtcacgtagtggtagctttcaagttagcatttatcttttatttttagttcagtagagatttgtgattctagggctgaaatcatcatgaaacaaaacacaactccaggtatgtttgtgatgagcaaacaacattaaaacatagatcagaaaatagtgtatgggccctttaacttatgacaaaaaggaaaagaaaaaaataccacaTCTGAGAGAGAGATCGGTTCATTCTATAAAACAACCAATGGTGTGAGAGAGTGACTGACCTACAATGACCACAGGCGGAGAGCGGGCGTCCAGGCTCTGGCTCAGGGCATTGGATACTACCACGTGATTGGTGGAGAGGCTGTTGTCCGGGACCATGTGGGCGGAGCTTGGGGAGTACTCCGTGGCAACGAGGACCACACAGCTGAGCACCAAGAACACATTCATCTTCATCTGAAAAAGTATGATAGTCATCatcacttaaagggcccatattaggctaatttctgatctatgttataatgttataatgttataaaaCCCCACATTTGCTTCCTACAGTTCTTGTTCCTGCACTTTCAAGTCTGAATCTCACAAGTGGAGCCTCTCTCTTTTATAATTCATTGGCGGTGTGCATGGCTCAGAGGGTCTAAATGACGCGGTTCCGGTAACAGCTCATGCCCTCCTTGCCTTGATCATCCATTTTTCAAACACAATTTGACCCTCCAGGGCCTCTCCAGCACATTTGTAATCCATGTGTGGCTATCAGTTCAGCCATGAAAACTCCAAAAGCTCCAAACTGTCTCTCATGTGTCGGGAAGAATGAGTATTCCAGAAGatgaaatgaaagagagagaagggagagatggCGAATAGTGATGGCGGCCATCTTGTTTGAGTTTGCAGCGTGCTACGGATCTGGCAGCTCATTTTTTCAGGGAGATCCCTTTATTCAGCATATGAGTAATGAGGAAAGTTTTATGCCTcactgacccacacacacttaGATCAGtacacattttaacatttactgAAGTAAAGGCACAAAGTTATGAATAAAAACTATGGCTCAAAGGTTAGACTGTTTGATTCCcacttggaccaagttctgtcattgtgtccttaggcaaggcacttcactcaCCATGGGGTGTGTGAGTAAGTGAATGAttggttggaggggctgatggcacaaattggcagcctcgcttctgtcagtctgccccagggcagctgtggctacaatagtagcttagcCACTATGGAATGAATAATGTCCACAGTGTAGTGTTTAGAGAGGCTTGAAtaagcctgtaaagcacattgtTTTCACATATaatattaacatatttacattttaaaatgttcattaatatgtgctgtccctttacaaataaataaaataagaaataagacaAGTGTGAGGCATTATTGTAAGAAAAAATTGTTGTAAGAAAAAAACTATGTATCCAGTGGACCTGAGGGACCTGACGTGGGTCAGCAGAAATAATGGAGAAAGCTTCATTAACTGAGTATCAAAACTAGTTATACTCTAACCAAGCTTATGGCATAGAGGGCTTGTGTACAAGCTGATGTGATCTGGAATGACttcaaagaaacaagtccactaactatgaaaataaaattggagaacaaagtaagcacagagcagtgggcgtatgccagtggtggtgaaaacatgggtagatcagagcaatgatgttttgaaaagagaaaaaagattactcaaacatgaatcactcttaatacaactttgagagggtaaatgagaagggaaacaataacacagattttgcataatagaccTCCTAGAGGAGCACTTTAAGATAACCACCTGAAAATGTCAAGAGGTGGGGCTGagttttgatcttttttttactCTCAAGAAGTCCAAAGTGTGATGGATTACTCAAAGAAAAATTattctgggtatgttttttatgacaTTATAATGTGGTctttgtctagtcctggtttagtcctagtcctagtctagtcctggtctacagcTGGTCTCCATTCAGAAGAAGTGCCTGAAGATAGAGGTGGTTCTgttctcaaactaaaaacacatggGAGTGTTTGTGGCACAGTTGTGTCTGTAAACAAAAGTCTACCACAATTTAGCAGGAAATTTTAAATGAtgccataaaaaataaagtagttatattaaaactaaaaactaaaaacttaa
The sequence above is drawn from the Periophthalmus magnuspinnatus isolate fPerMag1 chromosome 5, fPerMag1.2.pri, whole genome shotgun sequence genome and encodes:
- the asip1 gene encoding agouti signaling protein 1, yielding MKMNVFLVLSCVVLVATEYSPSSAHMVPDNSLSTNHVVVSNALSQSLDARSPPVVIVELPKVKKSKRTKKQKKNTRARKVPPPANCIPLGNSCKSSNSVCCDFCAFCQCRLFRTVCYCRMGNPRC